From Musa acuminata AAA Group cultivar baxijiao chromosome BXJ3-8, Cavendish_Baxijiao_AAA, whole genome shotgun sequence, one genomic window encodes:
- the LOC103995632 gene encoding uncharacterized protein LOC103995632 — MSTRPVPRRESPWGLPEGDTRQPVAHRCNDRAEDVIQALFEGNPLKKVPGPFKLFWQCMRSKPGEEPTEPFYYLQLDPPKKEEAKLE, encoded by the exons ATGAGCACTAGGCCTGTGCCAAGGAGAGAAAGCCCCTGGGGTTTACCTGAAGGTGACACACGACAGCCTGTGGCACACAGATGCAATGATCGTGCAGAGGATGTTATCCAG GCTTTGTTTGAAGGAAATCCATTAAAAAAAGTTCCGGGCCCTTTCAAGCTCTTCTGGCAATGCATGCGATCTAAGCCCGG GGAGGAGCCAACGGAACCTTTCTACTACTTGCAACTGGATCCACCAAAAAAGGAAGAGGCCAAATTAGAGTAG